Within the Strigops habroptila isolate Jane chromosome 15, bStrHab1.2.pri, whole genome shotgun sequence genome, the region GTCTGCTTAAAGGGGTTGCAGAACAGTCTGATACTCCCATTGGGAAGGACTGAGTACGGAGGCAGTTTCCTATACAGGTCTTCAGACTCTTAAGCAACAGCTTTGCAGCTTGGAAGGGCAATGGGAAGCCTTATCATGCtctaaaatgctgctttatggGGTTGTGGGTAGATCAGATCAGCTTTGCCTGCACTGCAAAGCTACGTGCTCTGCCCTGGGAGGCAAGTACTGAAATACCATGGTTGGCTtgaaaacactgacattttacaGTGATATCAATGCTGAATTGTATTTGCCTCTTGGTCTTGGAACATTTATGGCATAAGTGGGTTTTGTCTTTAGCTTGCTCTTTCTGCTCTGCCAAGAGATTTGGGGTTTAAAGGGATGTGTAAATGTTCCTGTGATCCCTGGAGTGGTGGCTTCAGGGAGATCACTGTTGGCAAAGCCaagctgctgtgtggttttAGCTCATAATCCTATGGGTGTGTTTTGGTGTCCCACAATAGCTCTAAGTTAGGTTGGAGTTTGCATACCATAGAGATACAGTCCCAAGTACGtcctttccctctgcagttGGTACTGGATGAGTAAAACATCTTCAGAGCTGAGGTTCATCAGTGTCCCCACGGTTTGCTGGCTCTTGGCTTGGAGAGAACAACATCAGGGTTGGAAACAGCCACAATAGCCAGATTCTTAGTGCTGGAGCAGTAATAAAACCCAGCCCAATTGTGGGCAATGTCAGGATCAAGCCCTTAGCAATGGGTGAGGGCAAATGTCCTGTACAGGGTGAGTTGTTCTTGGTTTGAATTGTACTTCTTAAATGTGGGTCTGGGGTGTGAAGGAGCCAAAGTCACCAGCTCCTGTCCCTCCATTGCAATGGGCTGATGCCACCTCTCCCTGGTGCTTAGGGTATGTGGCTGGGTGGGTCAGTATGTGCTTAGAGTATGTAGTGGCTGGGTCAGTGCAACCTGTATCCCAGGGGTCTTGCAATTCCCACCCCAAATGGCTCATCCCATTTCTTTGGTGAAGAGGAAACAGTTCAGAAAGTGAGTCTCCACTGATTCACTAAACCTGCCGTAAGtgttcctctcctttccctgagGGATTGTGAGATAACTTCACAAATGAGGTGGTTTTCTCCTAAGGGGATGGGAGCAGGTTTGTTGCTTGCTCCTGGTATGACATTGCTTCATGGGGTGTAACGTGGCTTGATGGCAGGAACCCAATCCACAGGGTaccccagagcagggctgaccCAGGGTGCCCCTGGCCCTGGAGGGCTGCTTGGAATCCACCAAGgcttcaaacaaacaaagcaaccCAGGAATAAAGTACATCAGATGATATAAAACATGAATATGGGCCCTTTGGGTGTTTCAGCCCATCCAAAACCCAGAGTGGGTGGTAACCCCACTGGTGCTGCTCACCCTCCTTCACCAGCGTGGTGCTACTGGCAATGATTTCCATGTAGGTGGAGTTGTTGGTGAGACATTGGTCCCCCCTGGGGAGAGAAATGGGAGGTGGGTGATGCAGGAACAGGGAGCAGAGACCCCTGCCTTATATCTAAATACCCTTCCTCACATCTAAATAACCAACTAAAGAGGGTGAGGAGGACTGGGGATGGAAGAGCATGCACAGAGCATCCACGAAGCCGTGCTCGTATCTCGTgctgaaatcactgcagcaCATGAGAGGAgatgggctggggcagggacccGGGGGCTGCATCTTACACGGCCACGCTCTGGGTGATGGGCAGCTCCTGCTCGCTGGCACCAGGCTCCACATAGAGGTATCCATGGTCGATGAGCAGCATCTCCAGGAGGTGCCGGGGGAACTGGGCAGCCCCGGCCATGTACAGCCACGTCCCCAGTAGCTGCAGGGCCAGAGTGGTGAGAGCTTTGGGTGTGCAGGGGGGAGATTTACACCCTCCTGTATTACATTGCTATTTGTGACCTCTGCTTGTTCCCCCTCTGGCACTGCCTTGGCAGCAAAGTGAAACCTGTGCAAACACATGGAAGGGGGGAGAATAGCTGGATTGGATTGGGAATGGTGCTGGCTCCGGGCGCCCCTGTGCagtgcagccctgtgctgccaTGGGGGACTCGCACCACAAACAACCCCCCAGCCCTCCTTGCTTTGAGGTCCCCATTGGGATTTGCTGCGGGACCATGAGAAAACTGGGCAATTTGAGgtgttttggaaagcaaatgcttcCTGTGGCTGCAGATGTGTTGCTGAGGGTCCTCGCCAGATGTGcaggggggaaagggaaggtttCCTGCTTC harbors:
- the LOC115617226 gene encoding alpha-1-acid glycoprotein 1-like — its product is MAMAGVAAILILTTLLPAAAVPCSALRPDNTTAPKLLGTWLYMAGAAQFPRHLLEMLLIDHGYLYVEPGASEQELPITQSVAVGDQCLTNNSTYMEIIASSTTLVKEAKSQQTVGTLMNLSSEDVLLIQYQLQRERTYLGLYLYARNLTMSRAQREEFESQAKCLGLSKEGIVYAPWKRELCQMEEVGNSPWMEPMAAVTASPSPGTHQPGNANN